A genome region from Anopheles stephensi strain Indian chromosome 2, UCI_ANSTEP_V1.0, whole genome shotgun sequence includes the following:
- the LOC118503347 gene encoding maltase A3-like has product MGFYYWMALLTIGSLVSAQKDWWETASFYQIYPRSFQDSNGDGIGDLNGITSRLQYLKSLGVTGFWLSPIYPSPMADFGYDISSFTDIHPSFGTMADFKRLVEEAKKLQLRVILDFVPNHSSDEHEWFRKSAKRESGYEDFYVWQDAKPGTDRDPPNNWVAAWYGSAWEWNDERQQFYLHQFHKKQPDLNYRNPAVVQAMKNVLLFWLDLGVDGFRVDAVPWLFETVGFPDEPISGQSNDPLSQNYLSHIYTLDQPETVDMVYQWRELLDEYKRKYNTTTKILMTEAWSSLDVVKTYFNDSNNRQGSQMPFNFQLITRLDSNSKAIDFKTVIDSWLDIIPAGHTPNWVLGNHDKRRVSSRMGGDHMVDIMAMIELTLPGITVTYQGEEIGMHDVDISWADTQDPAACQLTEETYQQGTRDPARTPFQWDNTPNAGFTNASVKPWLPLATDYPLLNVKVQQETTENSHLKVFKELMNLRGTKTFVWGSFNSMVLGTNVYALARSFSNDKRTYVALTNIGITVETIDATKLDSSLPNDLVVRVVSVSSKYAPGETVTANSIQLQPYEAVLLSNGGTLALAPRFALFACFMLVVFKLFN; this is encoded by the exons ATGGGGTTCTACTACTGGATGGCTCTGCTGACCATTGGATCGTTAGTCTCAGCCCAAAAAGATTGGTGGGAAACGGCCAGTTTCTATCAGATCTATCCACGATCGTTTCAAGACAGCAATGGAGATGGAATTGGCGATCTGAACGGTATAACAAGTCGGCTACAGTATCTTAAATCACTGGGCGTGACCGGATTCTGGCTTTCGCCGATATACCCCTCACCGATGGCCGATTTTGGATACGACATTTCGAGCTTTACCGACATTCATCCCAGCTTTGGCACCATGGCTGATTTCAAGCGACTCGTGGAGGAAGCGAAAAAACTTCAACTGCGCGTCATCCTCGATTTTGTGCCGAACCATTCTAGTGACGAACACGAGTGGTTCCGGAAGAGCGCTAAGCGCGAAAGCGGGTATGAAGATTTTTACGTGTGGCAGGACGCTAAACCGGGCACGGATCGTGATCCACCCAATAACTGG GTGGCTGCATGGTACGGTTCTGCTTGGGAGTGGAATGATGAGCGACAGCAATTCTACCTTCATCAGTTCCACAAAAAGCAACCGGACCTCAACTATCGCAATCCGGCAGTAGTGCAGGCTATGAAAAATGTGCTGCTTTTCTGGTTGGACCTAGGAGTGGATGGTTTTCGAGTCGATGCTGTGCCATGGCTTTTCGAGACGGTCGGATTCCCGGATGAACCCATCAGCGGCCAATCGAACGATCCGTTAAGTCAAAACTATCTCAGTCACATTTACACACTCGACCAACCAGAAACCGTTGACATGGTGTATCAATGGCGTGAGCTGCTGGACGAGTATAAACGGAAGTATAATACTACTACCAAAATACTCATGACGGAGGCTTGGTCGTCGTTGGATGTTGTGAAGACGTACTTTAATGACAGTAACAACCGGCAAGGATCTCAGATGCCTTTCAACTTTCAACTAATCACGCGACTGGATAGCAATTCCAAGGCCATCGATTTCAAAACGGTGATCGATTCGTGGCTAGATATCATTCCTGCCGGGCATACTCCCAACTGGGTG CTCGGAAATCATGACAAACGCCGGGTTTCATCGCGAATGGGTGGTGATCACATGGTGGACATTATGGCTATGATCGAACTGACCCTTCCTGGTATAACGGTCACTTATCAAGGGGAGGAAATAGGAATGCACGACGTAGACATCTCATGGGCCGATACGCAAGATCCTGCCGCTTGCCAACTGACCGAGGAAACGTACCAGCAAGGAACGCGCGATCCAGCTAGGACACCGTTTCAGTGGGATAATACCCCGAACGCTGGCTTTACAAATGCATCCGTGAAGCCATGGCTCCCATTAGCCACAGACTACCCGTTGCTAAATGTAAAAGTACAGCAAGAAACCACCGAAAATAGCCATTTGAAGGTGTTTAAAGAGCTGATGAATTTACGTGGCACAAAAACATTTGTCTGGGGTTCGTTCAACTCAATGGTGCTCGGCACTAACGTGTACGCTTTAGCTCGATCGTTCTCAAACGATAAGAGGACGTATGTTGCGTTAACTAATATTGGCATCACGGTCGAAACAATAGACGCTACAAAGCTGGACAGCAGTTTGCCCAATGATCTTGTGGTTCGAGTGGTGAGCGTATCATCAAAATATGCCCCGGG AGAAACTGTAACGGCCAACAGTATCCAATTGCAGCCTTATGAAGCAGTATTACTAAGCAATGGTGGTACGCTTGCATTAGCACCACGCTTTGCACTGTTCGCGTGCTTTATGTTGGtggtttttaaattgtttaactaG
- the LOC118503346 gene encoding maltase A1-like, with translation MVIVLVVLLLGLAPFTVKSVHTKPKNDSEWWKSGIFYQIYPRSFMDSDGDGIGDLRGMTQRLEYLSRNKITGFWLSPIFKSPMVDFGYDISDYYSIQPEYGTLDDFQALIREANELGMEVILDFVPNHTSDEHEWFKKSEERVPGFEDFYIWHPGRPNPNDGTARPLVPSNWVSFFRGSAWQWSEVRKEYYLHQFSVKQPDLNYRNPAVVEAMKGVMRYWLGRGVAGYRIDAVPTLFEVTTDADGQYPDEPLSGNTDDPEDPGYLVHIYTQDQNETLDMLYQWRAVMDEFTQQYGVRERIILAETYSPIDIVMKYYGNDTVPGAQIPFNFHFITDLSRDSSAKDFERTINYWIDHMPAMETIVPNWVLGNHDQHRVASRFGEDMIDAMNMIMFSLPGVSVTYNGEEIGMEDVWISYNDTVDPAACNAGPDRYQYTTRDPERTPFQWDSTKNAGFSTGNHTWLPVSPNYTRVNVELQQGLERSHLNVFRKLVEMKRNLAFVPHSLGTFVQENVLIILQHATISGMQTSIYTIANIGRHQTVINLTIYEPSLDVGVLGILSVTSNRHENDLVSMKHLVVESKESFVLLAYHMEPEVIQI, from the exons ATGGTGATTGTCTTGGTAGTGTTACTGTTAGGCCTTGCGCCATTCACAGTGAAAAGTGTACATACTAAGCCAAAGAATGATAGTGAGTGGTGGAAATCGGGCATATTCTATCAAATCTATCCGCGATCTTTTATGGACAGCGATGGAGACGGTATAGGTGACTTGCGTGGTATGACGCAACGGTTGGAATATTTAAGTCGGAATAAGATAACCGGATTTTGGTTGTCGCCGATATTTAAATCTCCCATGGTTGATTTTGGGTACGACATTTCGGACTACTACTCCATACAGCCAGAGTATGGTACATTGGACGACTTTCAAGCGTTGATAAGAGAGGCCAACGAACTTGGAATGGAAGTTATTCTCGATTTCGTTCCTAACCATACCAGTGATGAGCATGAGTGGTTTAAAAAGTCCGAAGAGCGAGTACCAGGCTTTGAAGATTTCTACATATGGCACCCGGGGAGGCCGAATCCAAACGACGGTACGGCTCGTCCGCTCGTGCCAAGCAATTGGGTTAGTTTCTTCCGCGGTAGTGCATGGCAATGGAGTGAGGTTCGCAAGGAGTACTATCTGCATCAATTCTCGGTGAAACAACCTGATTTAAACTACCGAAATCCTGCCGTAGTCGAGGCAATGAAAGGCGTTATGCGATATTGGCTGGGGCGAGGTGTAGCAGGATACCGCATCGATGCAGTACCGACCTTGTTTGAAGTGACAACCGATGCTGACGGGCAATACCCCGATGAGCCGCTCAGTGGCAACACTGATGACCCGGAAGATCCTGGTTACCTCGTGCACATCTACACACAAGATCAAAATGAGACGCTCGACATGTTGTACCAGTGGCGTGCAGTTATGGATGAATTTACACAGCAGTATGGCGTTCGAGAGCGCATTATATTGGCCGAGACGTACTCTCCGATTGACATCGTCATGAAGTACTATGGCAATGACACCGTTCCTGGTGCACAAATTCcgttcaattttcatttcataacTGATTTAAGTAGAGATTCATCGGCTAAAGATTTTGAACGAACAATCAATTACTGGATTGATCATATGCCAGCGATGGAGACCATCGTTCCTAATTGGGTA CTAGGCAATCACGACCAGCACCGTGTAGCAAGTAGATTCGGCGAGGACATGATAGATGCGATGAATATGATTATGTTTTCGTTGCCGGGCGTTAGCGTCACTTACAAC GGCGAGGAAATAGGAATGGAAGACGTTTGGATATCGTACAATGATACTGTAGATCCAGCAGCTTGTAATGCTGGCCCAGACCGATATCAATACACCACGCGTGATCCTGAACGAACGCCTTTCCAGTGGGATTCGACCAAAAATGCAGGCTTTTCGACCGGAAATCATACTTGGTTACCTGTTTCCCCTAACTACACACGGGTCAATGTTGAATTACAGCAAGGGCTAGAAAGAAGTCACTTAAACGTTTTTCGTAAACTGGTTGAGATGAAGCGCAATTTAGCGTTTGTTCCACATAGCTTAGGAACGTTTGTGCAAGAAAATGTGCTTATCATTCTGCAACATGCTACCATCAGCGGGATGCAGACCTCTATTTACACAATTGCCAACATTGGAAGACATCAGACAGTGATCAATCTTACTATATACGAGCCGTCGCTTGATGTTGGCGTATTAGGTATTCTGAGTGTGACATCTAATCGTCATGAAAATGATTTAGTCTCAATGAAGCATTTAGTGGTGGAATCAAAAGAATCTTTCGTTCTGTTGGCTTATCACATGGAGCCGGAAGTTATACAGATTTAA